DNA sequence from the Thermoplasma sp. Kam2015 genome:
AGAATTACACGAAGAGAGATACCAACTACTGTCCAATGCCGCTCGCCGATATAGCGGCGAAGTACAGCAAGAATACGCTGCTGAAGAATACTGTTGGTCTTGGCGCAGCGATAGCGGCATCGGGAATCGATTTCAACATCTTCGCTGACGTGATAAGGGATCAGTTCGGCAAGAAGGGAGATATAGCTGAACTGAACGTCAAGGCGGCAAAGGAAGGCTACGATTATTTCCTAGCAAATTACAAACCGCTTGGAAAGAAATTCAAATTCGGAAAGAAGAAGTACATGATCTCCGGCGGTATGGCCGTTGCACTGGGTGCTGTGGCCGGAGGACTGAAGATGTATGTTGCCTATCCTATGACGCCTGCATCATCAGCCCTTCATTTCCTTGCACAGCATGCCAAAAAGTACGGTGTTTTCGTCAAGATACCTGAAGACGAGATATCCGCTATAAACACGGTTATAGGCGCCAACTATGCTGGCGTTCGTGCCATGACCGGTTCCTCAGGAGGAGGCTTTGCCCTCATGACCGAGGCCGTGGGTTTATCCGGCATGACCGAGGTACCTCTAGTAATATATGAGGCGCAGAGGCCAGGTCCTTCCACTGGCCTGCCCACTAAGACGGAGCAGGGAGATCTCAATCAGGTTCTTGGTGCTTCGCAGGGTGATTTCCCGAGAATAGTGTTTGCTCCCGGCGACATAGAAGAGGCCTTCTATCTCACGAGGGAAGCCATGAATATAGCGGAAAAATACCAGACGCCTGTTTTCATAATGTCCGATCTGTATCTGGCCGAGCATTACGATACCATAGACAGCTTCGATTTGAACTTCACGATAGATCACGGGCTCAGGGCCAAGGACAATGAGCAGGATTACAAGAGGTATCTTATAACTGAAACGGGCATATCGCCGAGGGCAATTCCCGGACAGCCTGGAAACATGCACAACGAGGATTCAGATGAACACAATGAATACGGAGACGTCGTCAGCGATGCTGTGACCAATCCCCAGGACAGAATAAGGATGATGCAGAAGAGAATGCGCAAGATGGACACATACATAGAGGAGATGAGGCCTACGCCCACATACCATATAGAAGACGCAGAATACGTGATAATACAGTGGGGAAGTACGAAGGGGACTGTCGAGGAGGCAGTAGACATACTCAGATCAAAGGGCATAAAGATAGGCGCC
Encoded proteins:
- a CDS encoding 2-oxoacid:acceptor oxidoreductase subunit alpha; translated protein: MTIMRQNEVIIRVAGAAGDGVQSAGEILVRTFARSGLYATSYNYYQDIIRGGESWYQVRASDVKVKNQGDGLDILVALNQDGVERHTNPDINEGGASPLGKDGIAIFDNSIKNYTKRDTNYCPMPLADIAAKYSKNTLLKNTVGLGAAIAASGIDFNIFADVIRDQFGKKGDIAELNVKAAKEGYDYFLANYKPLGKKFKFGKKKYMISGGMAVALGAVAGGLKMYVAYPMTPASSALHFLAQHAKKYGVFVKIPEDEISAINTVIGANYAGVRAMTGSSGGGFALMTEAVGLSGMTEVPLVIYEAQRPGPSTGLPTKTEQGDLNQVLGASQGDFPRIVFAPGDIEEAFYLTREAMNIAEKYQTPVFIMSDLYLAEHYDTIDSFDLNFTIDHGLRAKDNEQDYKRYLITETGISPRAIPGQPGNMHNEDSDEHNEYGDVVSDAVTNPQDRIRMMQKRMRKMDTYIEEMRPTPTYHIEDAEYVIIQWGSTKGTVEEAVDILRSKGIKIGAIEVKNVFPLNPDIGTLLKNKKKIIAVENNYSGQLSKYISAQFLVKPDLITKYDGEAFYPNALADEIEVRIGKKKEVIRE